One window of the Pyrus communis chromosome 17, drPyrComm1.1, whole genome shotgun sequence genome contains the following:
- the LOC137722370 gene encoding probable membrane-associated kinase regulator 4 translates to MARSQAPGDHSSDEDYIDMEVSSSSNFLCYSISSPPQTREFEFQMSSLCQDKETTNSPADDLFYKGKLLPLHLPPRLQMVQKILQTSNNKTQEAIDESFTKRESSSIPLDQSYNIAPSESCRVSSELNSDEYISEWTADMCVNFIGGHNDHQKKSWSTKLKQIKQSSLGQKLKASRAYVKSLFRKTTCADDYNSCAEAEAESGSKVRDFCSNKYMKVAEKTPFGRVDGGRFQISSTTLMKSIGKEMAEENSNTHRKSFCGAIQHTTALQSLCSPTSSSVSSSSSSSFSFSSSGFSDLQLLKRSASANSELESSIEGAIAHCKQSQQLLSSRMQFVGVKRSHQGSSNNPMRDAQMNNLIALYD, encoded by the coding sequence ATGGCCAGAAGCCAAGCTCCAGGTGATCATAGTTCAGATGAAGACTACATAGACATGGAAGTGAGCTCTTCCTCCAACTTCTTGTGCTATTCCATCAGCTCTCCACCACAAACCAGAGAGTTTGAGTTCCAGATGTCCTCACTTTGTCAAGACAAAGAAACCACAAATTCCCCAGCTGATGACCTCTTCTACAAAGGTAAGCTCCTCCCGCTCCACCTCCCACCTCGCCTGCAAATGGTCCAAAAGATCCTCCAAACCTCCAACAACAAAACACAGGAAGCCATTGACGAAAGCTTTACCAAAAGGGAAAGCTCCAGTATCCCATTGGACCAGTCCTACAATATCGCCCCCTCAGAGTCCTGCAGGGTCAGCAGTGAACTCAACTCAGATGAGTACATCTCCGAATGGACGGCTGACATGTGTGTGAATTTCATTGGTGGGCACAATGATCATCAAAAGAAATCTTGGTCTACAAAGCTGAAGCAGATCAAGCAGTCCTCATTGGGTCAAAAGCTCAAGGCTTCAAGGGCATATGTGAAGTCCCTGTTCAGAAAAACCACCTGTGCGGATGACTACAACTCATGTGCCGAAGCAGAAGCAGAAAGTGGCTCAAAAGTCAGAGACTTTTGCTCCAACAAGTACATGAAAGTGGCTGAGAAAACCCCATTTGGAAGAGTCGACGGTGGCAGATTCCAAATATCATCAACCACTCTCATGAAAAGCATTGGGAAAGAAATGGCCGAGGAAAACTCAAACACCCACAGAAAATCTTTCTGTGGGGCAATTCAACATACAACTGCCCTGCAATCTCTGTGTTCACCTACATCTTCCTCCGTTTCTTCGTCTTCCtcgtcttctttctccttcagcTCAAGTGGGTTCTCAGATTTGCAGCTGCTGAAGCGAAGTGCGAGTGCAAATTCAGAGCTTGAGAGCTCAATCGAGGGGGCAATTGCTCATTGCAAACAGTCCCAGCAGCTGTTGAGTTCAAGAATGCAGTTTGTGGGGGTGAAGAGATCTCACCAAGGTTCATCCAATAATCCTATGAGAGACGCACAgatgaataatttgattgcattaTATGATTGA